One Williamsia phyllosphaerae genomic window, CATCCGATGAGCGTCGCGACCAATCCGGTGAGCACCACGGCCGCGGGACCGCGGGCCATCGCGAGCAGCAACAGCGGTTGGACGGCCCCACCCTGGCCGGTGACGTAGACGGGTGCGTCGAAGGGCAGATCGGGTCGGGTTGCGCGGCGTACGACCGCGACGGCCGACCCGATGGTGACCACCACCAGCGCGACCGCGGACAGGTGCCAGGTGAGCGACGCGACACCGCACCACAGCAGGACCGCGACGACGGGGACGACGCTGTGCACCGCGGTGATCTCGACGCGCGAGCCGCCGAGCGCGCGACGCAGTGCGGGCTCCTCGGTGAGCCGGCGTAACCCGCCGGCCATGGCACACCCCGCTCGATAAGCCAGCACGGCAGCCACCGCGGGCGCGATCGAGGTCAGGTAGAGCGTCTGTGACATCGCGAGTCCGACGGCGACGACCACCGCGAACACGATGAGATCGCCGGGGCGGCGTCGTAGGCGGGTGAGATCGGCGCTCAGACAGGCGCGGGCACGCCCCAGCGGGAGGACGCGACTGCGGGACCGGGTGTTTCCGAGCTCCCACCGCACCACACGAGCTGTGCTCAGCCATCCGAGATCCATCGTCACCACCGCCAGGCGTGCAGCCCCGATGAAGCCGTCGTCCGGAGCGACGACATCACGATGCAGTCGCTCCACCGACCGGCGGGCCCTACGGTCGGTGTGCTCGAAAAGAGCATCGCTGGAACGATGTTGACGCCAACTGGCCGCGGTCATCAGCGCTGCGGCGGACACGAGGCCCGCACCGAGCAGCGCCGGTGCGCTCGACCAGTCCAGGATCGACGCCACCACCGCGACGGCGAGGCAACCCATGAGCGCGGACATCGAGGCGCGTAACCGCTGCGCACGCAGCACCGGCCCGCGATCGGCGGGGCCGGACAGGTGCCACACCGCCTGCGCACGCGAGAGCCGAATCGGCCCCCACCACCACAGCGCGGTGCCGACGATCAGCGTGCACGACGCGACGGTCCACCCGACGAGAACCGGGGTCGTCGAACCCAGCCCCGGTTCGACGCCCACGACACCGGACACGCGCTCGGGCTGCAGGAGATACCACCCCAGCCCGCCGACCACGGCAACCGTCATGACCACTCCGGGAAGGTTGTCGGTGTCGACCCTCATCGCCCCACCGTCACCGTCTGATCGGCGCCTCGCGACACGAGTTCGGGGCTGTGGGTCGCGAACACCACGGACCTGGCATCTGCGGTCGAACGGCGGATCCGTTGCGCGACCCAGTCACGTCCGGCCACATCGAGGCCGGCCTCGGGTTCGTCGATGACGACCAGGTCGGCGGGCCGAATCCACGCGGCGCACATCGAGAACCGCTGGCGTTGCCCGGTCGACAACGTATGTGGGAATCGGTCGGCCAGATCGCCGATCCCGGAACCGTCGAGAGCGACCGCGGCGATCTCGGTGTCGACATCGTGCGCGGCGGTGATGAGACGTAGGTGTTCGAGGACGGTCAGTTCGGCGAAGGTGGCGTCATCGCCGAGTTCGACCGAGACGGCCGCGCGGAACGCAGGATCGCTGTCGTCGGCGATGATCCCGCCGACTCGGATCTCCCCGGAATCGGGTCGGCGCAATCCGGCGATGGCTCGCAGCAGGGTGGACTTTCCCGAGCCGTTCGGGCCGACCACGGCGAGGCACTCGCCGGGAGGGAGCTGCAACGTCAGGTCGGTGATGAGGTCGCTGTCGTCAGTGGACAGGCAGAGATGATCGATGGAGAGCATGAGTGGACTTCCGGTGTGTGGCGGGCGGGGTCACGAAGAACCGCCTGCCGCAGCGAAAGCCGAGTTCAGGCGGTGGTCGGATCCCCGCCCGGTGCGCGCGGAAGCGACATCTGGAGCAGTGCGACGTCAAAGGCCCGTGGTTCGGACACCGAACATGCGACGACGCGCCATCTGTGGGCGACGTCGGGCGGGAGACCCTGCCGCGTAGGGGACACGCGATCGCGGACCCACCGCGTGAGGGCGGCACGGACGTGTGGGTGTGCGGCCACGGAGACGACGGCGACGCCGAGCGCGGCCGAGATCACAGCCGCTCCGGCGTGGGGTGCCGCCGGCTCGGTGAGGCCGATCAGCGTGAGCCACCAGGCCGCGGTCAGCACGGCGGTCGCGATCGTCGAGGTCGCAGGCAGATGTGCGACCGACTGTGTTCTCGCCCTCATTCGCCACCTCCCGGATCGCTGTTGACCGCCTGTTTGCGATAGGAGTTTAGCCATGACATCGACCAGCCGGGTGATTGACGGCAACGCCTTGACCGCCTTCGGGGTCGGTGGACCCGCCGCGAGCGAGCCGACCGCGACGCTGCAGCAGCGGATGGGGCCTGCGGTCACCGATCACCGGGGTCGCATCGAGCTCAGCGCCTACGCGGTTCTCGTCGACACCGTCGGTGGCGGCCCGTTCGTCGTCCGTACCGGGCCCGAGTTCGGCGTCGTCCAGGCGCGCCTGGCCTTCGCGACCACCGGCGACCGCGTGCCCGCACAGGGACTGCTCACCGCGACGGCCACGTTGCGCGACCGTCACGACATGTTCGGTCTGACCACCGTCGACGTGACCGGTCTGGCCGACGAGCTGTACGCCTCGGTGTTGGTCCGCAACGCCCGAACCGCGCGCACGTTCGACCCGGAGTTGCTCGCCCGCGGCCGCGACGCCTCCGACACCGGTGCCGGGGAGCGTGCGACCGTCCCGGACACCATGGGCACCGACACCGATCTGCCGCCCCGCATCGACCCCGCCCTGACGGGACGCCAGATCGTGGACGCGATCGTCGGGGAACGACTCTCGAGTGGGCCGCTGGCCGAGCTGCTGTCGTTGACGGCGCACGCCGGGGCCGACGGGCCGACGGTCGTGTGTTCGCCGCAGTCGTGGATGGCCAACCCGCTGGGCACGATGCACGGCGGCGTGATCGCCGCGATCACCGCTCAGGCGTGCTCGCTCGCCGGTCAACAGCACACCGCCGCGGGCCAGAACTACACCATGATCGACTTCGCGGTGAACTTCTTCCGGTCGCCGCCGGTGGACGCGGGGGAGCTCGTCGTCACCACCCGCACCGAACGCGTCGGTCGGCGGCTCGGGTCGGTCTCGGCTGTGCTCGCCCAGGCCGACGGCACGTTGCTCGCCCGCGCCACCGCAGACCTCACCTTCGGCTGATTCGAGCGGCATCGAAGAGAACCTGTGGGTGTGCTGTCAAAACAAGCATGCGTGCTTGCTTTTTATTGGCACACCTGTGACGCTGTGTGCCATGACCGCTGTGGAGTCCCTGGTTGCCGACATGGTTGCCGAGGGGGAGTCGCTCGACGCCCTGGTCGCCGACCTCGACGACGACACCTGGCGCACACTCACGCCCGCGGTCGGCTGGACCATCGCCCACCAGATCGGGCACCTGTCCTGGACCGACCGGGTCGCCACCCTGTCCGCGGCCGACCCCGACGCGTTCGCCGACGTCCTCACCACGGGCGCCGCCGACCCCGCAGGCTTCGTCGACACCGCCGCCGAGCTCGCCGCCGCCGACGCTCCGGGCGACATCCTCGCCACGTGGCGAACCAACCGTGCCGAGCTGGCGACCGCACTCGTTGCCGTCCCGTCCGGGACCAAACTGAGTTGGTTCGGCCCGCCGATGTCGGCGGCGTCGATGGCCACCGCCCGCATCATGGAGCTCTGGGCCCACGGACTCGACGTCGCCGACACCCTCGGCGTCACCGTCGAGCCGACCTCCCGCATCCGCGCCGTCGCACACATCGGTGTCCGCACCCGCGACTTCGCCTACATCGTCAACGGTGCCACCCCACCGACCGCCGAGTTCCGCGTCGAACTGACCGCACCCGACGGATCGCTGTGGACCTGGGGACCCGACGACGCCACCGACCGCGTGAGCGGACCGGCCGTCGACTTCTGCCGACTGGTGACGCAACGTCGCGCGCCCGCCGACCTCGACCTGTCCGTGCGCGGCGACGACGCCGCGCAATGGATCCGCATCGCACAGTGTTTCGCCGGACCGCCCGGACCGGGCCGCGCGCCCCGATCGACCGAGATGAGTACCGCATGACCACCGCTGTCCCCGTCGTACCCGGCACCGCTCCCTGCGTCCGCGTCGGCAACGCCTCCGGCTTCTACGGCGACCGCTTCTCCGCCATGCGCGAGATGCTCGAGGGAGGCGATCTGGACTATCTCACCGGCGACTACCTCGCCGAGCTGACCATGCTCATCCTGGGCCGCGACCGACTCCGCGACCCCGCACGGGGATACGCGTCGACCTTCGTCCGCCAGATGCGCGAATGCCTGACCATCGCAGTCGAGCGCAAGGTCCGCATCGTCACCAATGCCGGTGGCCTGAACCCGAAGGGATTGGCGGACAAGCTCACCGAGCTGGCCGCCGAGCTCGGCGTCGAGGTCTCCATCGCCTACGTCGACGGTGACGACCTCATCTCCCGCGCACCCGAGCTCGGACTCGGCGAGCCGCTGACCGCGAACGCCTACCTCGGCGCGTTCGGCATCAAGGCCGC contains:
- a CDS encoding ABC transporter ATP-binding protein, yielding MLSIDHLCLSTDDSDLITDLTLQLPPGECLAVVGPNGSGKSTLLRAIAGLRRPDSGEIRVGGIIADDSDPAFRAAVSVELGDDATFAELTVLEHLRLITAAHDVDTEIAAVALDGSGIGDLADRFPHTLSTGQRQRFSMCAAWIRPADLVVIDEPEAGLDVAGRDWVAQRIRRSTADARSVVFATHSPELVSRGADQTVTVGR
- a CDS encoding TIGR03084 family metal-binding protein, translating into MTAVESLVADMVAEGESLDALVADLDDDTWRTLTPAVGWTIAHQIGHLSWTDRVATLSAADPDAFADVLTTGAADPAGFVDTAAELAAADAPGDILATWRTNRAELATALVAVPSGTKLSWFGPPMSAASMATARIMELWAHGLDVADTLGVTVEPTSRIRAVAHIGVRTRDFAYIVNGATPPTAEFRVELTAPDGSLWTWGPDDATDRVSGPAVDFCRLVTQRRAPADLDLSVRGDDAAQWIRIAQCFAGPPGPGRAPRSTEMSTA
- a CDS encoding DUF6297 family protein, producing MRVDTDNLPGVVMTVAVVGGLGWYLLQPERVSGVVGVEPGLGSTTPVLVGWTVASCTLIVGTALWWWGPIRLSRAQAVWHLSGPADRGPVLRAQRLRASMSALMGCLAVAVVASILDWSSAPALLGAGLVSAAALMTAASWRQHRSSDALFEHTDRRARRSVERLHRDVVAPDDGFIGAARLAVVTMDLGWLSTARVVRWELGNTRSRSRVLPLGRARACLSADLTRLRRRPGDLIVFAVVVAVGLAMSQTLYLTSIAPAVAAVLAYRAGCAMAGGLRRLTEEPALRRALGGSRVEITAVHSVVPVVAVLLWCGVASLTWHLSAVALVVVTIGSAVAVVRRATRPDLPFDAPVYVTGQGGAVQPLLLLAMARGPAAVVLTGLVATLIG
- a CDS encoding PaaI family thioesterase; its protein translation is MTSTSRVIDGNALTAFGVGGPAASEPTATLQQRMGPAVTDHRGRIELSAYAVLVDTVGGGPFVVRTGPEFGVVQARLAFATTGDRVPAQGLLTATATLRDRHDMFGLTTVDVTGLADELYASVLVRNARTARTFDPELLARGRDASDTGAGERATVPDTMGTDTDLPPRIDPALTGRQIVDAIVGERLSSGPLAELLSLTAHAGADGPTVVCSPQSWMANPLGTMHGGVIAAITAQACSLAGQQHTAAGQNYTMIDFAVNFFRSPPVDAGELVVTTRTERVGRRLGSVSAVLAQADGTLLARATADLTFG